A section of the Acanthochromis polyacanthus isolate Apoly-LR-REF ecotype Palm Island chromosome 1, KAUST_Apoly_ChrSc, whole genome shotgun sequence genome encodes:
- the LOC110957980 gene encoding syntaxin-11-like has translation MRDRLRHLHQVQTDSEGFSTVELENFEQATAAASDSDQDLDAVLQEAQQIRLEIQQIQNDISELKDVNYQALNKTSFPSVTKRDANVIGADIKRRGEAVLHRLHMMNDLQGQLEAQRGSSHPTARIARTQYHCLSNALREVMFSYNDTEMNHREACKRQIQRQMEVVGREVSEEDLEEMMEDGEVTVFSAQLQGKTAHSAFQQIESRHQELRELEKRIEGIQELFLDVAVLVEEQGVAVENIQKNVQTAEVSLQEGIGKLERATASDKNNPFKKLFCGCFPCYYQ, from the coding sequence ATGCGGGACAGACTGAGGCACCTACATCAGGTGCAGACCGACTCTGAAGGCTTCAGTACAGTGGAGCTGGAGAACTTTGAGcaagcaacagcagcagcatcagattCTGACCAGGACCTGGACGCCGTCCTGCAGGAGGCCCAGCAGATCCGTCTGGAGATCCAGCAGATCCAGAACGACATCAGCGAGTTAAAGGATGTGAACTACCAGGCTTTGAACAAGACCTCCTTTCCTTCTGTAACAAAACGGGACGCAAATGTGATCGGAGCAGACATAAAACGCAGAGGAGAAGCTGTTCTGCATCGACTGCACATGATGAATGATCTTCAGGGACAACTGGAGGCTCAGCGTGGAAGTTCTCATCCCACAGCAAGAATCGCTCGGACGCAGTACCACTGCCTCAGCAACGCTCTGAGGGAGGTGATGTTCAGCTACAACGACACTGAGATGAACCACCGGGAGGCCTGTAAGCGGCAGATCCAGAGGCAGATGGAGGTGGTGGGCAGGGAGGTGAGCGAGGAGGACCTGGAGGAGATGATGGAGGACGGAGAAGTGACTGTGTTCAGCGCCCAGCTTCAGGGGAAAACCGCCCACTCGGCCTTCCAGCAGATAGAGAGCCGCCACCAGGAGCTGCGGGAGCTGGAGAAGAGGATCGAGGGGATCCAGGAGCTGTTCCTGGACGTGGCCGTGCTGGTAGAGGAGCAGGGCGTGGCCGTGGAGAACATCCAGAAGAACGTCCAAACTGCTGAAGTGAGCCTTCAAGAAGGCATCGGCAAGCTGGAAAGAGCCACCGCATCTGATAAAAACAACCCCTTTAAGAAGCTGTTCTGTGGCTGCTTCCCCTGTTATTACCAGTAG